TGACGAAGGTGCAACCGGTCGTGGCGCCAAGCCAAAGGCTGGCCTCACCGGTTTCACCGTATCGAACCTGCAGATTCCGGGCTTCGAACAGCCGTGGGAAGTGCCGTACGGCAAGCCTGAGCGCATCGTTACCGCGCTCGACATCATGATCGAAGGCCCGCTCGGCGGCGCGGCGTTCAACAACGAATTCGGTCGTCCGGCCCTGACTGGCTACTTCCGTACCTTCGAACAGTCGATCAGCACCCCGCATGGTGACGAAGTGCGCGGCTACCACAAGCCGATCATGCTCGCTGGCGGCATGGGCAACATCCGTGAAGAGCACGTCAAGAAAGGCGAGATCGTCGTCGGCTCCAAGCTGATCGTGCTCGGCGGCCCGGCGATGTTGATCGGTCTCGGTGGCGGCGCCGCTTCCTCGATGGCCACTGGCACCAGCTCGGCGGATCTCGACTTCGCTTCCGTACAGCGTGAAAACCCTGAAATGGAGCGCCGTTGCCAGGAAGTCATCGACCGCTGCTGGCAACTGGGTGACAAGAACCCGATCAGCTTCATCCACGACGTCGGCGCGGGCGGTCTGTCCAACGCCTTCCCGGAACTGGTCAACGATGGCGACCGCGGTGGCCGTTTCGAACTGCGCAACATCCCTAATGACGAGCCGGGCATGGCCCCGCACGAAATCTGGTCGAACGAATCCCAGGAACGTTACGTGCTGGCGGTCGGTCCTGAAGATTTCGAGCGCTTCCAGGCAATCTGCGAACGCGAGCGCTGCCCGTTTGCCGTCGTCGGTGAAGCCACTGCCGAACCGCAGCTTACTGTCACGGATAGCCACTTCGGCAACAACCCGGTGGACATGCCGCTGGAAGTGTTGCTCGGCAAGGCGCCGCGCATGCACCGTTCGGTGGTTCGCGAAGCCGAACTGGGCGATGACTTCGATCCGTCGAACCTCGACATCACCGAAAGCATCGAGCGCGTTCTGCATCACCCGGCTGTGGCGAGCAAGAGCTTCCTGATCACCATCGGCGACCGCACCATCACCGGCCTCGTTGCCCGTGACCAGATGGTCGGTCCATGGCAAGTGCCGGTGGCCGACGTTGCCGTCACCGCCACCAGTTTCGACGTCTACACCGGTGAAGCCATGGCGATGGGCGAGCGTACTCCGCTGGCTCTGCTGGACGCGCCGGCATCGGGCCGCATGGCCATCGGCGAAACCATCACCAACATTGCCGCGTCGCGCATCAACAAGCTCTCCGACATCAAACTGTCGGCGAACTGGATGTCGGCGGCCGGCCACCCGGGCGAAGACGCGCGTCTGTATGACACCGTGAAAGCGGTCGGCATGGAGCTGTGCCCTGAGCTGGGCATCACCATTCCGGTGGGCAAGGACTCGATGTCCATGGCCACGCGCTGGAACGACAACGGCGAAGACAAGACCGTCACCTCGCCAATGTCGCTGATCGTCACCGGTTTCGCGCCAGTGGCTGACATCCGTCAGACCCTGACCCCGGAACTGCGCATGGACAAGGGCACCACCGACCTGATCCTGATCGACCTCGGTCGCGGCCAGAACCGCATGGGTGCGTCTATCCTCGCGCAAGTCCACGGCAAACTCGGCCGGCACGCGCCGGACGTCGATGACGCCGAAGACCTGAAGGCCTTCTTCGCCGTGATCCAGGGCCTCAACGCCGACGGTCACTTGCTGGCCTACCACGACCGTTCCGACGGTGGTCTGCTGGCCTCCGTGGTGGAAATGGCCTTCGCCGGCCACTGCGGTCTGAGCCTGAACCTGGACAGCGTTGCCGAATCCGCGTCGGAAATCGCCGCGATCCTGTTCAACGAAGAACTCGGCGCGGTGATCCAGGTTCGCCAGGACGCCACCCCGGACATCCTCGCGCAGTTCAGCGCCGCCGGTCTGGGCGACTGTGTGTCGGTGATCGGTCAGCCGATCAACAATGGCCAGATCAACATCACCTTCAACGGTGACACCGTGTTCGAAGGCCAGCGTCGTCTGCTGCAGCGTCAGTGGGCCGAGACCAGCTACCAGATCCAGCGTCTGCGTGACAACGCCGACTGCGCCGAGCAGGAATTCGACGCGCTGCTGGAAGAAGACAACCCGGGCCTGAGCGTCAAGCTCAGCTACGACGTCAATCAGGACATCGCTGCGCCTTACATCAAGAAAGGCATTCGCCCACAGGTTGCCGTGCTGCGTGAGCAGGGCGTCAACGGTCAGGTGGAAATGGCCGCCGCATTCGACCGCGCCGGTTTCAGCGCCATCGACGTGCACATGAGCGACATCCTCGCCGGTCGTGTCGACCTCAACGAGTTCAAAGGCCTGGTGGCCTGCGGTGGTTTCTCCTACGGCGACGTGCTCGGCGCCGGTGAAGGCTGGGCCAAGTCGGCGCTGTTCAACAGCCGCGCCCGCGACGCGTTCCAGGGCTTCTTCGAACGTAACGACAGCTTCACGCTGGGCGTGTGCAACGGTTGCCAGATGATGTCCAACCTGCACGAGCTGATCCCGGGCAGCGAGTTCTGGCCGCACTTCGTGCGCAACCGCTCCGAGCAGTTCGAAGCGCGGGTGGCGATGGTGCAGATCCAGGAGTCGAACTCGATCTTCCTGCAGGGCATGGCCGGTTCGCGCATGCCGATCGCCATCGCCCACGGTGAAGGACATGCCGAGTTCGCCAGCGAAGAAGCGCTGCTGGAAGCCGATCTGTCCGGTTGCGTGGCGATGCGTTTTGTCGACAACCACGGCAAGGTCACCGAAGCCTACCCGGCCAACCCGAACGGCTCGCCGCGCGGGATCACCGGTCTGACCAGCCGTGACGGTCGCGTGACGATCATGATGCCGCACCCGGAGCGAGTGTTCCGCGCGGTGCAGAACTCGTGGCGTTCGGAGGACTGGAACGAGGACGCGCCGTGGATGCGCATGTTCCGTAACGCTCGCGTCTGGGTTAACTAAGGTCTGTGTACAAGCTCGCCTTTTTTGTTCCTGACAGCCATGTCGAGTTGGTCAAAGGGGCTGTGTTCGCCGCCGGTGGTGGGCGGATCGGTGACTATGACCACTGTGCCTGGCAGGTGCTTGGTCTGGGCCAGTTTCGACCGTTGGACGGCAGTCAACCGTTTATCGGTCAGGCGGGGCAGGTCGAGCGGGTTGAGGAATGGAAGGTTGAGCTTGTCGTCGCGGATGAGTTGATTGTGGCTGTTGTGGCGGCGTTGAAGCTCAGTCATCCGTATGAGACGCCGGCTTATGAGGTGTGGCGGCTGGAGGATTTCTGATCTTCTTTGCTGCTTGGACGGGAGACCCGCAGATGAGTGATTGTCTGCGGGTTTTTTGTTGGTCTTGGTTTTATGTTGATTTGGGTGAATATCCGTTGCTTCGGTAGCGGCTGCTGGCGGTTTCGCCTGACGGCGACTTACTTTTTTACAAGCGCCTAAAAAAGTAAGCAAAAAACGCTAGCTCCTGCGTTCGGCCCTCGCAGGCTCGGGTTCCTTCGCTGCGGGATCGATCCGGGCGCAGCGCCTCCGGTTTGCTTCGCTGCACCTCCTCTCGCTGTGTCTGGCTGCGCCAGACGGTCGCTGCGCTCCCACGCCCGGATCAATCCCTCCACTCAGCCTTCCGACGTCGCCCGTGGATCAAGATCAAAAGCACTCGAGCTAACGCTCATTGTTGAGTGGGGCGGCTTTGCCGCGGGCAGCTGCGCTGCTTTGCTTTTCTGTGGGAGCGAGCCTGCTCGCGAAGGCGGCCTGACATCCGACCTGTTTCTTGAGGTTGTACTCGATCCCATTGTAGGAGTGAGCCTGCTCGCGATGAGGCCCATCCAGGCGCCCGAGAACTTGAGATTGTTTAAATCCGGTACAAATGACCAGAACCTTCCCACAACGTTTTCAGGTTGTCCGTCGGACGTGCGATCTCTAGTCTTTTCCCGTCGCTGCGAATCAGCGACCGGGAGTGAGATCCCCGGATAGCTTGCAACTGGCGCCAGCACCACGATAATTGGCGCCAGCTCAATCTGCTGCCTGTTTTATGGCGGCTGTGTGCGGGCAGACTTCGGTCTGGCCGGTTGCCTGCTCCGGTGGATCTCACCTCGCACATAGCTGCCACCCATTCGCCGCGTGAGATCCGGCGATCGATGGCTGCCCATCAGCATCAGCAGGAGAAGCATTGTGGATAAAATCGTCCCCGACCCACCCCTCGAACCCACAACCCCCCTCGAACAAACCATCCGCGCCGACGACCTCGCCAAAAACCGCGAAGCGATCAAGCGTGCCCTGGATTTTTACCTGTGCCCGCAGCCGAGCAAGGCGCACCCGCCCAGCACCATGTTCCTCGTCCAGCCCGAAATCGACACCGAAACCCTGCTGGCCCACGCCTGTGAATCACTCGCTTCGGCCAACACCCTGGCCAGCGATTTCGCCGATCAACTGGGGCGGCCGCAGCGCAATACGGCGCTGGCGATCCAGCAGATCATCATGCTCGCGGAGCTGGCGGTGAATCGGGCGCTGGATCGGGTCGATTCGCAAGTCTGAAACTCCGGCCGCTCGCAGTTCGCTTGCTCTTGGCCATAAAAAAACCACTGGGCTTTCAGACCCAGTGGTTCTGCACACAACGTACAAGCGAACCTGCGTTATTTCACCTGCGTCAACTTCACATCTGTTTCAAGCATCTCGATCAGCGTCCGCAGGTACTTGAACACCTGATCTTTCTTCTCCCAACGGTCAACGAACAACAAGCCTTTGTCATTGACCTGGATCGGCGTGACAACAATTTCACCGGTTTTGGATTTATGCACCAGACGGGTTCCGCTCGTGCCTTCAGATTCAATCAGGAACATACCGGGGTGGGTCAGTTTGCTGCGACTGACCGACGGCGCCGGGGAAGGTTTTTTCTGTCCGGCAACAGCGACTTTGATAAGAAAATCACTTTGCACCGCGCGCTGGCTGGTTCCGCCCTTTTCAGTCGAATCGGCGAGGATTTCCGCTGTGCCGCGGTGGACACCTCTGGCCAGTTCAGGAGCGGTGTCACGCACGTGGAGACTGACAGCAGACAGGGTGTCCGCCAGACCCGGCACACCCAGGTTGTAATTGGTGTGGGAGTTGCCGATGAGTGCAACCCATTTATGCGGCCCGTTGGCAAGCTGGTCAGCCTCGATCACTCGGGTTGCGAAATAACTGAACATCTCGTTTCGGGAGATATCCGGGTCATAAATGCCCTTCAGGTGGTAAGAAGCTGTGCAATCGAGCGCCCTGATTCGAATGTTGTACTTGGCTGCCGTCTGATAGAGCTCGGTGTACGTATCGCTGCCTTTATAGGTAGGCATGTGCCCTGCATCCTGACGGTGCAGATAATTCTTGAGCCTCTCCGGCATGCGTTGGGTCTGACGAAAGATATCCAGATCGGCCTGGTGCACATCGGTCAAGAGGTGCTCCACGTACAGTGTGTCGTAACCGGCTTGCTTGAGCGCCTTCATGTGCTTTTTCAGGAGCGCTTTGCTCGATACACCTGCATGTGCTTCGCCAATCAGCAGGTTCAAGCGTTGATCGGACAGCTGTTTTAAAAAAGCTTCGAACGTAGTATCGGACGTCAGCGACGGCAGGACCGGCGCTTCGGGAGGGATGTAATCGGCGAACGTGTCTCTGGCAGTTTTTTCCAGACGCTCACGCATGGAAATGAAGGCGTCGTAGGCCGTTTGCTCATTCGACGCGACCGGGCGGTAGTTTGAATCCAGGGAGTAGGGTTTATTTAACATCTGCGCGATATCGTCACGCAGTGAGGGTGCAATGTCGTAGTCGCTGAAATGATCGACAACGGCGGCAGTTGCCTCTGGCGTTGTGACCGGTGGGGGAGCTTTGTACGGGGTCGGCGTTTGCACGAGATAGTCGCCCCTCGCCGTTGTGTCCCCGGCGATTGAACCTGGCGAATCCAGACCGACCCGTGTGGGCTGGTTCAGGCCGATGTCTTCAATGCGCACGGCAACGGCGTCGTGCAGATCCGCCAGACCTGGCGTGCCGTTGAAGGTGGTCATGCGCGAGTCATCCACCAGTGCTACCCAGCGTTCGTCCGGTGCATCGGCAACATCGTCGGCAATGACCTGGTGCGAATAGAAGTTTCTGACCTCATTGCTGCGTGGGGTCAGCGGCGAGACGTCCGACATCAGCAGGACATCGTCCAGCTCATAGCAGGTGGAGGCGTCCAGTGCACCGATCTTCAGGTTTTTTTCATGGGCCTTGCGCACCAGTGCCAGATAGGAGAATGCCGCGTCGGCTTCATGACCGAGGGCCTTATCCACAGCTTGCAGATGCTTTTTGATGTGCCGCCATGACTTGCCCTGGTTGAACTTCTCCAGCTTGAGGGCAAAGACATCCCCCGGCAGATATTCCAGATAAAGACGCTTGAAGCCGTTGGCGATCAGCGCGTCGATGTAGGTGATCAGCACCTGTTTGCTCGCGATGGATCCAGGGCGGGCGCCGATGACCAGATTCTTGCCGGTGAAGGCTTCGCTGGCGAGCAACTGCGTAAAGGAGGTGTCCGCGCCGACAGAAGCGACCTCAGTCCGGGCGGGGAGGGCAGCCAGATCTGCGAAATGCAGCTTGGCGTCCGTGGTCAGTTTGGCCGCCTGGCTCAGGTATACCCTGCGGGTAGTGCCAAGTTCATCGACCGCGCCAGCGAGGATCGTATTGGGGTGGGCCATGTAGTCCTCGGCTCGTTTCACGAGTTGCAGCCTTGTCTCCGGGTTCATGGCCGCTTCGATGCGCGCATGGTATTTGGTCGGAACACCGTAATCTTTATGGGGGCCGGGTGTTTCCGATACGGCGTCGTACTTCGGGGCTCCGCCGGCCACACCGCTGCGCACCAGCACGCCATCGGCATTGGGCACGACCACAATACCGGTCGACAGCAAACGGCCGGTATTCGGGTCAGGGCGATGCAACAAGTAGCGACCCAAGGCATCGGGCTTGTCCGGGGCCCACAGGGCCCGCCCGTCAAAAAACACCGGGCGCAGACCTTGTGTCAGAGAGGTATCGGATTCCAGCGGCGCGATCAACTTCAGCGCTTGCTCTGCACGGCTTCCGGCGGTGCTCAGACGCGCACTTTTCACATGGAACCTGAGTGAGCGCACAACCGGGCGCAGATCGGTCAACAACGCGCCGGCGCTGTTGAACAGGTAACCCACCAGATACTGCAGCGCGGCACCGTTGTCGCCTCGCTGGTAAGCGGCGAGCGCGAGCATGGCGTCCTTGAAGGCCAGCAGCAGACCGCTGCTCAGGCTTAAAAGAGGGTAGGGCATGGTTGCGATGGCGGTAACGATC
This genomic interval from Pseudomonas koreensis contains the following:
- the purL gene encoding phosphoribosylformylglycinamidine synthase encodes the protein MLILRGAPALSAFRHSKLLEQLSQKVPAVSGLYAEFAHFAEVTGVLTGDEQQVLARLLKYGPSVPVQEPAGRLFLVLPRFGTISPWSSKASDIARNCGLSKIQRLERGIAFYVAGQFSEAEARLISDALHDRMTQIVLANLEQAAGLFSHAEPKPLTAIDILGGGRAALEKANTELGLALAEDEIDYLVNAFNGLKRNPHDIELMMFAQANSEHCRHKIFNASWDIDGQSQEKSLFGMIKNTYQMHSEGVLSAYKDNASVIVGNVAGRFFPNPETRQYGAVQEPVHILMKVETHNHPTAIAPFPGASTGSGGEIRDEGATGRGAKPKAGLTGFTVSNLQIPGFEQPWEVPYGKPERIVTALDIMIEGPLGGAAFNNEFGRPALTGYFRTFEQSISTPHGDEVRGYHKPIMLAGGMGNIREEHVKKGEIVVGSKLIVLGGPAMLIGLGGGAASSMATGTSSADLDFASVQRENPEMERRCQEVIDRCWQLGDKNPISFIHDVGAGGLSNAFPELVNDGDRGGRFELRNIPNDEPGMAPHEIWSNESQERYVLAVGPEDFERFQAICERERCPFAVVGEATAEPQLTVTDSHFGNNPVDMPLEVLLGKAPRMHRSVVREAELGDDFDPSNLDITESIERVLHHPAVASKSFLITIGDRTITGLVARDQMVGPWQVPVADVAVTATSFDVYTGEAMAMGERTPLALLDAPASGRMAIGETITNIAASRINKLSDIKLSANWMSAAGHPGEDARLYDTVKAVGMELCPELGITIPVGKDSMSMATRWNDNGEDKTVTSPMSLIVTGFAPVADIRQTLTPELRMDKGTTDLILIDLGRGQNRMGASILAQVHGKLGRHAPDVDDAEDLKAFFAVIQGLNADGHLLAYHDRSDGGLLASVVEMAFAGHCGLSLNLDSVAESASEIAAILFNEELGAVIQVRQDATPDILAQFSAAGLGDCVSVIGQPINNGQINITFNGDTVFEGQRRLLQRQWAETSYQIQRLRDNADCAEQEFDALLEEDNPGLSVKLSYDVNQDIAAPYIKKGIRPQVAVLREQGVNGQVEMAAAFDRAGFSAIDVHMSDILAGRVDLNEFKGLVACGGFSYGDVLGAGEGWAKSALFNSRARDAFQGFFERNDSFTLGVCNGCQMMSNLHELIPGSEFWPHFVRNRSEQFEARVAMVQIQESNSIFLQGMAGSRMPIAIAHGEGHAEFASEEALLEADLSGCVAMRFVDNHGKVTEAYPANPNGSPRGITGLTSRDGRVTIMMPHPERVFRAVQNSWRSEDWNEDAPWMRMFRNARVWVN
- a CDS encoding YqfO family protein; the protein is MYKLAFFVPDSHVELVKGAVFAAGGGRIGDYDHCAWQVLGLGQFRPLDGSQPFIGQAGQVERVEEWKVELVVADELIVAVVAALKLSHPYETPAYEVWRLEDF
- a CDS encoding DUF6124 family protein, whose product is MDKIVPDPPLEPTTPLEQTIRADDLAKNREAIKRALDFYLCPQPSKAHPPSTMFLVQPEIDTETLLAHACESLASANTLASDFADQLGRPQRNTALAIQQIIMLAELAVNRALDRVDSQV